A single Bacillus sp. OxB-1 DNA region contains:
- a CDS encoding HAMP domain-containing sensor histidine kinase yields the protein MKTVSIKSMLHRLIVKILLVSFGCTLVTWGALLFIGEDKTHHANHYEKMIPSIEEQVKQESDGLMKESGEELLEQIIPEEGFKYKVVNENGVYQYGSISDETDVTRNRLLESLNLVKDGPGNYFEKYIPILSEEGSLQGVLLLYYTLKVTPIEESEAVVVKTITFLFLLTPFLYIVLFTILFVRRLSLQLKKPLGQLMEATSSIRDRNLEFAFDDSGNITEVRELTIAFEQMRDELSDSLQREWDLQKQRKEAIAALAHDIRTPLTIIQGHVEGLEEAHKKGINRFERYIPVIKKNMAHAVKLVQDLNETAILESDLFEVDKVAMDPVEFFIEKMEDYELLCAKEDVRFAGNIQDEREKEGNIYADPCRLTQVFDNLISNSLRFVDQGEILFNVNIVEERITITIADDGPGFHTGEITKLFDSFYQGSRRKGHAGLGLHIAKSIVEKHGGLISAENGEVGGAMVTITLPIVNG from the coding sequence ATGAAAACGGTATCGATCAAAAGCATGCTTCACCGGCTGATTGTGAAAATTCTACTTGTTAGCTTTGGGTGTACACTTGTTACATGGGGTGCTTTGCTCTTCATTGGCGAAGATAAAACGCATCATGCAAACCATTATGAGAAAATGATTCCTTCGATTGAGGAACAGGTAAAGCAGGAAAGTGACGGTTTAATGAAAGAATCAGGCGAGGAGCTATTGGAGCAAATTATCCCGGAGGAAGGATTTAAGTATAAGGTCGTCAATGAAAATGGTGTTTATCAATACGGCAGTATTTCGGATGAAACCGATGTGACAAGAAATCGGCTATTGGAAAGTTTGAACTTAGTGAAAGATGGACCCGGCAATTATTTTGAAAAATACATACCGATTTTATCGGAGGAGGGCTCTTTGCAAGGGGTGTTGCTCTTATATTATACGTTGAAGGTAACGCCGATCGAGGAATCAGAAGCGGTGGTAGTGAAAACGATTACATTCCTTTTTCTGTTGACCCCTTTTTTATACATAGTCCTTTTTACGATCTTGTTTGTGAGGAGGTTGAGCCTTCAATTGAAAAAGCCGCTAGGTCAGTTGATGGAGGCAACTTCATCCATCCGCGATAGAAACTTGGAATTCGCGTTTGATGACTCTGGAAACATTACAGAAGTGAGGGAATTGACCATAGCCTTTGAACAGATGAGGGATGAATTGTCTGACTCTCTGCAACGTGAGTGGGATTTGCAAAAGCAGAGGAAGGAAGCGATCGCAGCATTGGCTCATGATATTCGGACTCCTTTAACGATCATCCAAGGCCATGTCGAAGGGTTGGAAGAAGCGCATAAAAAAGGAATTAACCGATTTGAACGATATATTCCAGTCATTAAAAAGAATATGGCACATGCAGTGAAACTTGTACAGGATCTAAATGAAACAGCGATATTGGAAAGCGATTTGTTTGAAGTGGACAAAGTAGCAATGGATCCTGTTGAGTTTTTTATTGAAAAGATGGAAGATTATGAGCTCCTTTGTGCGAAGGAGGATGTTCGGTTTGCCGGGAATATACAAGATGAGCGTGAAAAGGAGGGGAATATATATGCCGACCCATGCAGGTTGACACAGGTTTTTGATAATTTGATTTCCAACAGTTTGCGTTTCGTCGATCAAGGTGAGATTCTCTTTAATGTCAATATAGTGGAGGAGCGGATCACTATCACAATAGCTGATGACGGCCCCGGTTTTCATACAGGAGAAATAACAAAGCTGTTTGATTCTTTTTATCAAGGCAGCCGGAGGAAGGGGCATGCCGGTTTAGGTCTTCATATCGCAAAATCCATTGTCGAAAAACATGGCGGATTAATAAGTGCCGAAAATGGGGAAGTTGGCGGAGCGATGGTCACCATTACTTTGCCGATCGTAAATGGATGA
- the queC gene encoding 7-cyano-7-deazaguanine synthase QueC, which produces MKKTREELHMEKAVVVFSGGQDSTTCLLWAQETFDSVEAVTFLYGQRNRSELDSAEKIAKDLGVSHTIMDLSLLSQLTENALTRTDMEIDETGTVPNTFVEGRNHIFLSFAAIYAKRIGARHIITGVSETDFSGYPDCRNDFIKSLNLTLNLAMDARFEIHTPLMWKTKAEVWEMADRMGRLEYIRRNTTTCYNGIIGDGCGDCPSCKLRKQGLDAYLTGGPVHV; this is translated from the coding sequence ATAAAAAAAACTAGGGAGGAATTACATATGGAAAAAGCGGTAGTTGTATTTAGTGGCGGGCAAGATTCAACGACTTGTCTTTTGTGGGCACAGGAGACATTTGATAGCGTTGAAGCCGTCACTTTTTTGTATGGGCAAAGAAATCGTTCGGAACTGGATTCGGCAGAGAAAATTGCCAAGGATCTTGGGGTTTCTCATACAATCATGGATTTGAGTCTGCTGAGTCAACTAACGGAGAATGCCTTGACCCGGACTGATATGGAAATTGACGAGACTGGCACGGTGCCCAATACATTTGTCGAAGGCCGAAACCATATTTTCCTGTCCTTTGCGGCGATTTACGCAAAACGGATCGGGGCGCGGCATATTATTACGGGTGTCAGTGAGACGGATTTCAGTGGCTATCCCGATTGCCGCAATGATTTTATCAAATCCCTGAATTTGACGCTCAATCTTGCGATGGATGCCCGCTTCGAAATCCATACGCCGTTAATGTGGAAAACGAAGGCGGAAGTATGGGAAATGGCGGATAGAATGGGCAGGCTGGAGTATATCAGAAGGAATACTACGACGTGTTACAACGGAATCATCGGTGACGGATGCGGCGATTGCCCTTCTTGTAAATTAAGAAAGCAAGGCCTGGATGCTTACTTGACAGGAGGCCCCGTACATGTTTAG
- a CDS encoding 2OG-Fe(II) oxygenase, with translation MTDHKEQTIFNYVGNKIMTDREIDIVIRLEEPLVVVLGNVLSNEECDELIRLSKDKIKRSKIGTTREENELRTSSGMFIEESENELVARIETRISSIMNIPIEHGEGLQILQYTPGQQYKAHYDFFSSTSKVTNNRISTLVMYLNDVEQGGETFFPKLNFSVTPKKGMAVYFEYFYTDPHLNELTLHGGAPVITGEKWVATQWMRKQKVR, from the coding sequence ATGACGGACCATAAAGAGCAAACGATATTCAATTACGTTGGAAATAAAATAATGACAGACCGAGAAATTGACATCGTCATTAGATTGGAAGAGCCTTTAGTAGTTGTGTTAGGGAATGTTTTAAGTAACGAAGAGTGTGATGAACTCATCCGATTGTCAAAGGACAAAATCAAACGTTCAAAAATAGGAACGACACGCGAGGAAAATGAACTGAGAACAAGTAGTGGTATGTTTATCGAAGAAAGTGAAAACGAATTAGTTGCGAGAATCGAAACAAGAATTTCTTCTATTATGAATATACCCATTGAACACGGAGAAGGCTTACAAATCCTTCAGTATACCCCTGGTCAACAGTATAAAGCCCACTATGATTTCTTTTCATCAACAAGCAAAGTGACAAACAATAGAATTAGTACTCTCGTTATGTACTTAAATGATGTAGAACAAGGTGGAGAAACGTTTTTCCCTAAACTGAATTTTTCCGTAACCCCCAAAAAAGGTATGGCAGTTTACTTCGAGTACTTCTATACCGATCCACATTTAAACGAGTTAACTTTACACGGCGGAGCACCCGTTATCACTGGTGAAAAGTGGGTCGCCACGCAATGGATGAGAAAACAAAAAGTAAGGTGA
- the queF gene encoding preQ(1) synthase: MKQSDTKDLTLLGNQNTEYRYDYNPEVLETFENQHQENNYFVKFNIPEFTSLCPMTGQPDFASIYISYIPDVRMVESKSLKLYMFSFRNHGAYHEDCVNLIMKDLIELMDPRYIEVWAKFTPRGGISIDPYCNYGKPGTMFEEMANHRLMQHDMYPENIDNR, encoded by the coding sequence ATGAAACAAAGTGATACGAAGGACCTCACGCTGCTTGGAAATCAAAATACGGAATATCGATATGATTATAACCCGGAAGTGCTGGAGACATTTGAAAACCAGCACCAGGAAAATAACTATTTTGTAAAGTTCAATATTCCAGAGTTTACGAGTCTATGCCCAATGACGGGTCAGCCGGATTTTGCCTCCATCTATATTTCGTACATTCCCGATGTGCGGATGGTGGAAAGCAAATCATTGAAACTGTACATGTTCAGTTTTCGGAATCACGGGGCCTACCATGAAGATTGCGTAAATCTCATTATGAAAGATTTGATCGAGTTGATGGATCCGCGGTATATTGAAGTGTGGGCAAAGTTCACACCGCGTGGCGGCATTTCCATTGATCCCTATTGCAATTACGGAAAGCCGGGAACGATGTTTGAGGAAATGGCGAACCATCGACTCATGCAGCACGACATGTATCCGGAAAACATTGATAATCGATAA
- a CDS encoding TRAP transporter substrate-binding protein — MIKKTNLKIWLFTLLISAIVLSACGSNPDDGTNAEAGAVDSKELTVSHFLPSNHPIQNNILKVYLDELEEKTDGRITSEIYSAGALGDPGSQYDMAVTGTADVALSVHGFTPGRFPIVSVVELPFLVESAQESSDILWTLYEEFPELKEEHKDTTPLWLFTVDPAQLISAKKKIETPSDLKGLRVRTPSPLGNQIIEALGGTPVSMPMGEVYDSLQKGVVDAAMVPISEAKDYNLHEVVKYITIGNFSVTPFFSVMNTDIFNSFTEEDQKLIHELGGRHMVEVIGQTTRKTAEDGRKIAEENGVEIIELSGDNLAAWEEALTPISEKWVSDLEAKGLPGQKIFDRVQELKGN, encoded by the coding sequence ATGATAAAGAAAACGAACCTTAAAATCTGGCTTTTCACATTACTTATTTCAGCAATTGTCCTATCGGCTTGCGGTTCGAATCCTGATGATGGAACAAATGCGGAGGCGGGAGCTGTTGATAGTAAAGAGCTTACCGTTTCCCACTTCCTACCAAGCAACCATCCGATTCAGAACAATATTTTAAAAGTTTATTTGGATGAGTTGGAAGAAAAGACGGACGGACGCATTACGTCGGAAATCTATTCAGCGGGCGCTTTAGGAGATCCTGGTTCTCAGTATGATATGGCGGTAACCGGAACGGCTGACGTTGCGTTAAGTGTTCACGGATTCACACCGGGGAGATTTCCGATTGTTTCAGTCGTGGAGCTGCCGTTCCTAGTTGAATCTGCACAAGAAAGTTCGGATATCTTATGGACTCTCTACGAAGAGTTCCCTGAACTAAAGGAAGAACATAAAGACACCACCCCGCTATGGTTATTCACCGTGGATCCGGCGCAATTGATTAGCGCTAAAAAGAAAATCGAAACACCGAGTGATTTGAAAGGTCTTCGAGTTCGTACACCGTCCCCTCTAGGCAACCAGATTATTGAGGCTCTCGGTGGTACACCTGTTTCCATGCCAATGGGGGAAGTATACGATTCCTTGCAAAAAGGTGTAGTGGATGCCGCGATGGTTCCTATTTCGGAAGCGAAGGATTATAACTTACATGAAGTGGTCAAGTATATTACTATTGGAAACTTCTCAGTCACTCCGTTTTTCTCTGTTATGAATACCGACATTTTCAACAGTTTCACAGAAGAGGATCAGAAATTGATCCATGAGTTGGGAGGCCGACATATGGTCGAAGTAATTGGCCAAACGACTAGAAAAACGGCGGAAGATGGACGGAAAATAGCGGAAGAGAATGGAGTGGAAATTATTGAGCTGTCTGGCGATAATTTAGCCGCTTGGGAAGAGGCCTTGACTCCTATTTCAGAAAAATGGGTAAGTGATCTGGAGGCCAAAGGATTGCCTGGACAAAAGATCTTTGATCGCGTGCAGGAATTGAAAGGGAACTAA
- a CDS encoding homogentisate 1,2-dioxygenase produces MTYYKAMGKIPRKRHTVMRKEDGSLYREQVMGTKGFSGIQSILYHNYSPTEIVRSSLDLDRQQDLQYEEQGPLRPRHLLTNRLEMGNDPVLGRKYMLGNEDLVIGVMSPDKEMNYHYRNSDGDEVLFVHYGTGKVESMFGTLTYREGDYIIIPVGTIYRIVPDEGETKFLVIETTSWISTPRRYRNEFGQLLEHSPFCERDFKGPEELVSHSDRGEFIVKTKARGVLHTHVFNHHPLDIVGWDGYLYPYIFNIEDFEPITGRIHQPPPVHQNFEGHNFVICSFVPRLYDYHPDAIPAPYYHSNVDSDEVLYYVKGNFMSRKGIEEGSITVHPLGMAHGPHPGTIEASIGKKETIELAVMIDTFRPLKVVTTAYQVEDDNYQNTWIED; encoded by the coding sequence ATGACTTATTACAAAGCGATGGGAAAAATACCAAGGAAACGTCATACCGTGATGCGGAAAGAAGACGGCTCCCTTTATCGGGAACAAGTGATGGGGACGAAGGGGTTTTCCGGAATCCAATCAATACTGTACCATAACTATTCCCCGACGGAGATTGTCCGATCATCACTGGATCTTGATCGACAGCAGGATCTTCAATATGAAGAACAAGGCCCGCTCAGACCAAGACATTTGCTCACAAACAGATTGGAAATGGGGAACGATCCGGTCTTAGGTCGCAAATACATGTTAGGGAATGAGGACCTTGTCATCGGAGTAATGTCCCCTGACAAGGAAATGAACTATCATTATCGCAATAGTGATGGAGACGAAGTGTTATTTGTCCATTACGGCACGGGGAAAGTAGAGTCGATGTTCGGAACGCTGACGTACAGAGAAGGAGACTATATTATCATTCCAGTCGGAACGATTTATCGGATCGTCCCAGACGAGGGTGAAACTAAATTCCTTGTCATTGAAACAACAAGCTGGATCAGCACACCGCGCAGATATCGCAATGAGTTCGGGCAATTGCTAGAACATAGCCCATTTTGCGAACGAGATTTTAAGGGTCCGGAAGAATTGGTCAGCCATTCAGACCGGGGTGAATTCATAGTAAAGACGAAAGCTAGAGGAGTACTGCATACGCATGTCTTCAATCATCACCCATTGGATATAGTCGGGTGGGACGGATATCTCTATCCATATATCTTTAATATCGAGGACTTTGAACCGATTACGGGACGTATCCATCAGCCGCCTCCGGTCCATCAAAATTTTGAAGGGCATAATTTTGTCATCTGCTCTTTTGTTCCGAGGCTATATGATTATCATCCGGATGCGATCCCAGCGCCTTACTATCATAGCAATGTAGACAGTGATGAGGTGCTTTACTACGTGAAAGGAAATTTCATGAGCAGAAAAGGGATTGAGGAGGGTTCGATTACGGTACACCCACTAGGTATGGCGCATGGTCCTCATCCTGGCACAATCGAGGCGAGTATTGGCAAGAAAGAGACAATCGAGCTGGCTGTTATGATTGATACATTCCGTCCTTTGAAAGTAGTCACCACAGCTTATCAGGTTGAGGATGACAATTATCAGAATACGTGGATAGAAGACTAA
- a CDS encoding LLM class flavin-dependent oxidoreductase, translating into MEFGIFTVFDNYKEKLGRSHEQLLQEVLDQSVLADELGYDSVWFAEHHFSEYGILTTPPMLLAVLAERTKNIRLGVSIVTLPFKNPLQVAEDYALLDVLSNGRLNLGLGSGYLPHEFSGFNVDGKDKVHRFNDSLAVIEKAWKGERFSHEGEYYEFKDVKLEVVPKQEEVPIWIGTLSDRGAAFVGQMGYNIMGVPYVASNSIGELKSIIDGYKVEYRKAGHDESKVKVPLALHTYVAETREEAERISKEHVNLYLDTRQYGRSAQFEDLDAKEQLLIGTPEEVIERLRKYQDAGCEHIMMLMNFGGIPHEEVKKSMRLIAEKVMPAFDKTQLKSVTS; encoded by the coding sequence ATGGAATTTGGTATTTTCACAGTATTTGACAACTATAAGGAGAAGCTGGGCCGGTCGCATGAGCAACTATTGCAGGAGGTCTTGGATCAATCGGTATTGGCGGATGAACTTGGATATGATTCGGTCTGGTTCGCGGAGCATCATTTCAGCGAGTATGGGATCCTCACCACTCCACCCATGTTGTTGGCGGTGCTAGCGGAGCGGACGAAGAACATCCGGCTCGGCGTGTCAATCGTGACGCTGCCGTTCAAGAATCCGCTGCAGGTGGCGGAGGATTATGCGTTGCTTGACGTGCTGAGTAACGGCCGATTGAACTTGGGTCTCGGCAGCGGTTATCTGCCGCATGAGTTTTCGGGCTTCAACGTGGATGGCAAAGACAAGGTGCACCGCTTCAACGATTCGCTTGCGGTGATCGAGAAGGCATGGAAGGGGGAGCGCTTCTCACATGAAGGGGAGTATTACGAATTCAAGGATGTCAAGCTCGAAGTTGTGCCGAAACAGGAAGAAGTGCCGATCTGGATCGGAACATTGAGCGACCGCGGCGCCGCGTTTGTCGGCCAGATGGGCTACAACATCATGGGCGTTCCGTATGTCGCGAGCAATTCCATCGGGGAATTGAAGTCGATCATCGACGGCTATAAGGTGGAATACCGCAAAGCGGGACATGACGAAAGCAAGGTTAAAGTACCGCTCGCTCTCCATACGTATGTCGCGGAAACGCGCGAGGAAGCGGAGCGCATCTCCAAGGAGCATGTCAACCTTTATCTAGATACACGCCAATATGGCCGCAGCGCCCAGTTCGAGGATTTGGATGCGAAGGAGCAGCTGCTGATCGGCACACCAGAAGAAGTGATCGAGCGGTTGCGGAAATACCAAGACGCGGGCTGCGAACATATCATGATGCTCATGAACTTCGGGGGCATTCCACATGAGGAAGTGAAAAAGTCGATGAGGCTGATCGCGGAAAAGGTCATGCCGGCTTTTGATAAAACACAATTGAAATCGGTCACTTCATAA
- a CDS encoding SRPBCC family protein, whose amino-acid sequence MALASHSVIIPTSVEHVWNYVSHIENWATLVPAYKEHQQINEHLSVWTFEGNFKGLKKTVKMELDITEFQEPSMIRFELKGLTDNFTGSGTFTAEETAGETTMTGTIEVNAGGLTGAVLTPVIKMVLPKVTTRLTEKIARQVKQAEVPVLK is encoded by the coding sequence ATGGCACTCGCATCGCATTCAGTAATCATCCCGACCTCTGTAGAACATGTATGGAATTATGTCAGCCACATCGAAAACTGGGCGACCCTGGTTCCTGCCTACAAGGAACATCAGCAAATCAATGAACATCTGTCCGTTTGGACGTTCGAAGGGAATTTCAAAGGGCTCAAAAAGACCGTGAAGATGGAGTTGGACATCACGGAATTCCAAGAGCCTTCGATGATTCGGTTTGAATTAAAAGGACTCACGGATAACTTCACGGGAAGTGGAACGTTCACTGCCGAAGAAACAGCAGGAGAGACAACGATGACCGGAACGATCGAAGTGAACGCTGGCGGCTTGACAGGAGCTGTCTTGACGCCTGTCATTAAAATGGTGCTGCCCAAAGTGACGACGCGTTTAACCGAGAAGATTGCGCGCCAGGTGAAGCAGGCGGAAGTGCCGGTTTTGAAGTAA
- a CDS encoding NADPH-dependent FMN reductase has product MKLLGISGTIVGMKTSILVNEVLEEIKLLDDSIEVELLDLREFDMQFADGRPFEKYNEDTQKIIRKLESADFFLFGSPVFNGSIPAPLKNIFDLMPPSSFRNKVMGFVANGGTYQHYLMIENQLKPIAGYLRAYTAPNYVYAHNSHFDQDNRIIDDEVQSRIKLLAEELVFMQNNMNSRMDARSGKQPAVKVG; this is encoded by the coding sequence ATGAAACTACTCGGAATTTCAGGAACGATTGTTGGGATGAAAACTTCCATTTTAGTAAATGAGGTGTTGGAAGAGATAAAGCTTCTAGACGATTCGATCGAAGTGGAGTTGCTGGATTTAAGAGAGTTCGACATGCAGTTTGCGGATGGAAGACCATTTGAAAAATATAATGAAGACACGCAAAAGATCATTCGAAAGTTGGAAAGCGCCGACTTCTTCTTATTTGGCAGTCCGGTTTTCAATGGTTCCATCCCAGCCCCATTGAAAAATATTTTCGATTTGATGCCGCCAAGCAGTTTCCGAAATAAAGTGATGGGATTCGTTGCCAACGGGGGGACCTACCAACATTATTTGATGATTGAAAATCAATTAAAACCGATTGCCGGCTATTTGCGAGCCTACACCGCACCGAACTATGTGTACGCCCATAATAGCCATTTCGACCAAGATAATAGAATCATTGACGATGAAGTTCAATCCCGTATTAAACTTCTTGCGGAAGAGCTGGTTTTTATGCAGAACAACATGAATTCGAGAATGGATGCCCGAAGCGGGAAACAACCGGCGGTTAAGGTCGGATAA
- a CDS encoding Rpn family recombination-promoting nuclease/putative transposase, with translation MILIKEEKITYDSSPLDQDGLWKKVIGELFEDFLLFFAPELHTLIDFNQEPDFLDKELFQEVADRKKGRRFADRLAKVRLKNGKEQWILIHIEVQSENKSDFPERMFRYFYRIYDRHQEKVVAIAVHTSPSKTTIPEHFKYDYLGTQLHYSYRNYQTEAYSEEELVWSDNLFSKIVLAAKALHQTKDEDHQRYLFKSKLMRELIRNQNYSRTAVQAVFHFIDYLLQLPEAYTKQLSEEIRPMIRKETELMELYNKENASPTIKNAFDLEWEKGVQQGLEQGVKKVVMEMLKKGTSTEFIAEVTHLEKEEIEKMRERLQ, from the coding sequence ATGATATTGATTAAAGAAGAAAAGATTACTTATGACAGCAGTCCGTTGGATCAGGACGGTTTGTGGAAAAAGGTTATCGGTGAATTATTCGAGGATTTTTTATTGTTTTTCGCGCCAGAGCTGCACACGCTAATTGACTTTAATCAGGAGCCGGATTTTTTGGACAAGGAATTGTTTCAGGAAGTAGCCGATAGGAAAAAAGGTAGGCGTTTTGCAGATCGATTGGCAAAAGTCCGTTTGAAAAATGGTAAAGAACAATGGATTCTGATTCATATTGAAGTGCAAAGCGAAAATAAGTCTGATTTCCCTGAACGCATGTTCCGATACTTCTATCGCATCTACGACCGTCATCAAGAAAAAGTTGTCGCCATCGCTGTTCATACATCCCCTAGTAAAACTACCATCCCTGAACATTTCAAGTATGATTATTTAGGAACACAGCTGCATTACTCATATAGGAATTACCAAACGGAAGCGTATTCTGAAGAGGAATTGGTATGGTCCGATAATCTTTTTAGTAAAATTGTACTAGCGGCAAAGGCTTTGCATCAAACAAAAGACGAAGACCATCAGCGCTATTTATTCAAAAGCAAGCTCATGCGCGAGCTGATTCGCAATCAAAACTATTCCCGCACCGCAGTCCAAGCTGTTTTTCATTTTATCGATTACTTGTTACAATTGCCAGAAGCATATACAAAACAACTATCTGAAGAAATTCGGCCAATGATTCGAAAGGAGACGGAGCTAATGGAACTTTACAATAAAGAGAACGCTTCCCCGACCATTAAGAATGCATTTGACTTGGAGTGGGAGAAAGGGGTCCAGCAAGGATTGGAGCAAGGCGTGAAAAAAGTAGTGATGGAGATGTTGAAAAAAGGGACATCGACGGAATTCATTGCAGAAGTCACACACTTAGAAAAAGAGGAAATCGAGAAGATGAGGGAAAGGCTGCAGTGA
- a CDS encoding VUT family protein: protein MFRILIYLLSIVLANVITAKFAPLELGLFIIPYGTLFIGLTLVMRDMVQNRYGRAKTYMWIVAALAISAMTSHLLGDALWVVFASTLSFIISETVDTEIYTRFKLPFVKRVMYSGIIAGFLDSAVFVIIGIGPLGLKFVPWELVPYAIAGQWVAKTLMQLVVAGGIRHFVMKLGIYEPNISDVTQPVPQTVRATR from the coding sequence ATGTTTAGGATTCTTATTTACTTGCTATCCATCGTACTTGCCAACGTCATAACAGCCAAATTTGCGCCGCTTGAATTAGGGTTATTCATCATACCGTATGGAACGTTGTTTATTGGATTGACGCTTGTCATGCGGGATATGGTTCAGAATAGATATGGCCGTGCGAAAACGTATATGTGGATTGTAGCTGCGCTTGCCATCTCTGCTATGACAAGCCACTTGTTAGGCGATGCGCTGTGGGTCGTCTTTGCCTCGACGCTCAGCTTTATCATATCCGAAACGGTAGATACGGAAATTTATACACGTTTCAAATTGCCTTTTGTAAAGCGTGTCATGTATTCGGGAATTATTGCCGGATTTCTTGATTCGGCCGTATTCGTCATTATCGGAATCGGTCCTTTAGGGCTCAAGTTTGTGCCTTGGGAGCTTGTTCCTTATGCGATTGCGGGACAGTGGGTAGCGAAAACGCTTATGCAGCTGGTCGTGGCCGGGGGAATCAGGCATTTTGTTATGAAATTGGGCATTTATGAACCGAATATATCAGACGTTACACAACCAGTTCCGCAAACAGTGCGGGCCACACGATAA
- a CDS encoding tRNA dihydrouridine synthase: MEDVTDVVFRHVISEAGKPDVFFTEFTNTESYCHPEGRDSVRGRLTFTEDEQPIVAHIWGDKPEYFRQMSVDMKELGFRGIDLNMGCPVHNVAANGKGAGLIRRPEVAAELIQAAKAGGLPVSVKTRLGYVKVEEWRDWLGHVLEQDIANLSIHLRTRKEMSKVDAHWELIPEIKKLRDEIAPNTLLTINGDIPDRATGLQLVEQYGVDGVMIGRGVFTNPFAFEKEPREHSVKEYLDLLLLQLDLHDKYSSEYEPRPFKPLLRFFKIYIRGFRGAGELRNQLMGTKSTDEVRQLVKEVMDKGLD; encoded by the coding sequence ATGGAAGATGTCACGGATGTCGTGTTCCGTCACGTCATCAGTGAAGCCGGGAAACCGGATGTGTTTTTCACGGAATTTACGAATACGGAAAGTTATTGCCACCCTGAAGGAAGAGACAGTGTGCGTGGCCGATTGACGTTCACCGAAGATGAGCAACCGATTGTAGCGCATATTTGGGGAGACAAACCGGAGTACTTCAGGCAAATGAGCGTCGACATGAAAGAACTCGGATTCCGGGGCATTGATTTAAACATGGGATGCCCGGTGCACAACGTTGCAGCAAACGGAAAAGGCGCAGGGTTGATACGGCGTCCTGAAGTGGCGGCGGAACTGATCCAAGCGGCCAAAGCCGGCGGATTGCCAGTCAGTGTGAAAACAAGACTAGGCTACGTCAAGGTCGAGGAATGGCGCGATTGGCTAGGACATGTATTGGAACAGGATATCGCGAATCTATCCATCCACCTTCGAACGAGAAAAGAAATGAGCAAAGTGGATGCACATTGGGAACTCATCCCTGAAATTAAAAAACTGCGGGATGAAATCGCTCCAAATACATTGCTGACGATCAATGGAGATATCCCTGACCGTGCAACAGGGTTGCAATTAGTCGAACAATACGGCGTCGATGGTGTCATGATCGGCCGCGGCGTTTTCACCAATCCATTCGCTTTTGAAAAAGAACCGAGAGAACATAGCGTGAAAGAATATCTCGACCTGTTGCTTTTACAACTTGATCTCCACGATAAGTATTCAAGCGAATACGAACCCCGTCCATTCAAACCGCTCCTTCGCTTTTTCAAAATCTATATTCGTGGATTTAGAGGTGCAGGCGAGTTACGCAATCAATTGATGGGTACGAAATCGACGGATGAAGTGCGGCAGTTGGTGAAAGAGGTAATGGATAAGGGATTGGACTGA
- a CDS encoding MFS transporter yields the protein MDKNIISVIGCVAVIFLPGALVFGYPGVMGVYWQEKLNITQSQVGNSMFFILIALGIGAFYIGKLHKKISTRLITTIETIICSASLIVAAYATHIIMVYLWAFLMGVGSSLIYTPVLTTVQKNYP from the coding sequence ATGGATAAAAATATTATTTCCGTAATCGGGTGTGTTGCAGTTATTTTCTTGCCGGGCGCTTTAGTATTCGGCTACCCCGGAGTGATGGGGGTCTATTGGCAAGAGAAATTAAACATCACACAAAGCCAAGTTGGCAATAGCATGTTCTTCATTTTGATTGCGCTTGGCATCGGGGCTTTTTACATAGGGAAATTACATAAAAAAATCAGTACAAGGCTGATTACAACGATTGAAACGATTATATGCAGTGCATCTTTAATCGTAGCTGCATACGCGACCCATATTATCATGGTATACCTTTGGGCGTTTTTAATGGGGGTGGGGAGCAGTTTGATCTATACACCGGTTTTAACGACCGTGCAAAAAAATTACCCTTGA